The sequence GTCCCGCGGCTTGTCCCTGAGAGATCCACACGAATTTAAACACAGCGAAATCCTAGGATTTAGTCGTTGCGATGAGTCGAAGACGAAGAAGCAATCCAGAAAATAGCCTTTTAAAAGCTATAAATGTTGATTTTAGAACTGGATTGCCGCGCAGCTTCGCTACTCGCAACGACAGGTTTCTATTCTTTTCAATATGTTTCCCTTACCTCTAATTCTGTTCAAGCAATGCACCTTGCTTCAACCCATATATCGTCGTTGTAATCATTTTTAAAAACAACTCGTCATGCGACACAACCAAAAGCGTCAAACCCATCGCGTTTAATTTTTTGATCAATTGAACAACCTCGCCAATTGATTGCGCGTCCAAGGCTGATGTTGGCTCGTCGAGCAATAATAAATCAGCTTTCGATGCCATTGCCCGCAAAATCGCCACACGTTGTTTCTGCCCGCCTGACAAAGTATGCGGCATAACTTTTGCTTTATCCTCAAGACCAAGCTCTCTAAGTAAGCTAAGCGCTTCAATTTCCGCTTGTTTCTTCGGTATTTTCAAGACATGCCTCATGCCATAGGTAATATTATCAAGCACATTCATATGCGGAAATAATTGGAAATCTTGTAATATCAAACACACTTTTTCCTGGCACAGAATCGAACCTTTATCATAAGATTCAAAACCCTGGATACATCTTAAAAGTGTTGATTTACCACATCCTGATGGCCCCATAAGCCCTACAATGGACCCTTTTTCGATCGTGAGACTGATATTATCTAAGATCGTTTGGTCATTAAAATGCTTGGATACATTTTGAAGCTTAAGCATAATGCCACCTTTTTTGAATATAATTAAATATAAACGTTAAAATTTGAACCAATAAATAATAAGACAGACCTGCAATACATAAGGGTTTAAAATAATTAAATTGTTCAGCTGCTAAATATTGCGCGCGACGCATAATATCGACTTCACCAATTACCGAAATAAGCGCTGTTTCCTTCAAAAGAGTGATCACTTCATTCGCCAAAGCTGGCATCATGCGATTAAGCACTTGCGGCAAAATAATATCTTTCCACATTAAAAAAGATGAAATATGAAGGGTTTTAGCGGCTTCAAATTGTCCTTTAGGGATGCTTTTTATCCCTGCCCAAATAATTTCAGTCATATAAGCTGCAGAATTCAACCCGAGCGCTAAAATACCTGCTTCAAAAACACTTAAATTAAAACCAATAAGTTCGGGCAACACAAAATAAGCAAAACTTAATTGGAGTAAAAGCGGCGTCCCCCTAAAAACAGAAATAAAAAAATTAATCAAGTAAGGTCTTTTGCTTAAAAATTTTAAGATGCCTAATAAAATACCAAGCGAAAAACCTATTAATAAGGACACAATCGTGTATTGGAGCGTGACACCCACGCCCCCCAAAATATAAAGAATATCACTGTACATTTGTATCAATCCATTTTTTAGTCAATTCATCCATTACTTTTTTTTCTTTTAGGTTTTTAAGCGCTAAATTAATCTTTTCTTTTAAAGGCGATTGTTTACGCATTGCAATGCCACATCCATTATCAATAAACCCAATTATTTTATAACCAAGATTTGGATTAGCTTTTGTAAAGGCTTTAGCTTGAGGTTCGCTAATAATAACAGTATCAATTTTGCCTGTTTTTAAAGCTTCTACCAACATATTATTACTATCGAGCGGTACAATATTTGCAGCATCCCCATACTTTTTCTTAGCCCAAACTTCCATTGTACTGCTCAATTGAACGCCCATCGAATGATTTTCCAACGAATCTACTTGCTTATCTTTTCTAAAAATATAGGCCAGTTGATCATTGAAATAAATATCAGAAAAATCAATTTCCTTTAACCGTTCTTCGGTCGCTGTCATCCCCGCCATCACAACATCGATAT is a genomic window of Alphaproteobacteria bacterium containing:
- a CDS encoding ABC transporter substrate-binding protein translates to MMKKLMFLGLILGLSACQKDKDENVIRVGMSADYPPFEYMEKGKLVGFDVDLAEQIGKELNMKIEFKEMSFNSLIPALQKDHIDVVMAGMTATEERLKEIDFSDIYFNDQLAYIFRKDKQVDSLENHSMGVQLSSTMEVWAKKKYGDAANIVPLDSNNMLVEALKTGKIDTVIISEPQAKAFTKANPNLGYKIIGFIDNGCGIAMRKQSPLKEKINLALKNLKEKKVMDELTKKWIDTNVQ
- a CDS encoding amino acid ABC transporter permease; the protein is MYSDILYILGGVGVTLQYTIVSLLIGFSLGILLGILKFLSKRPYLINFFISVFRGTPLLLQLSFAYFVLPELIGFNLSVFEAGILALGLNSAAYMTEIIWAGIKSIPKGQFEAAKTLHISSFLMWKDIILPQVLNRMMPALANEVITLLKETALISVIGEVDIMRRAQYLAAEQFNYFKPLCIAGLSYYLLVQILTFIFNYIQKRWHYA
- a CDS encoding ATP-binding cassette domain-containing protein; this translates as MLKLQNVSKHFNDQTILDNISLTIEKGSIVGLMGPSGCGKSTLLRCIQGFESYDKGSILCQEKVCLILQDFQLFPHMNVLDNITYGMRHVLKIPKKQAEIEALSLLRELGLEDKAKVMPHTLSGGQKQRVAILRAMASKADLLLLDEPTSALDAQSIGEVVQLIKKLNAMGLTLLVVSHDELFLKMITTTIYGLKQGALLEQN